The Acanthopagrus latus isolate v.2019 chromosome 6, fAcaLat1.1, whole genome shotgun sequence genome includes a region encoding these proteins:
- the LOC119020651 gene encoding odorant receptor 131-2-like, with the protein MNVSTANVTVVIEYRDSFAKAVTKNVIVVVLSISINYINAGLIQTFCKHQIFNMNPRYILFIHLVVNDMIQVTLTVMLFIISYTIYKINVSVCCVFILLALFTTENTPLNLACMAVECYIAICFPLRHVQICTVKRTLMLIGLIWVTSLLSVLPDLFITLAMQPLDFFHSRVFCLRETTFPNPHILKKRDITYIVYLVIVWMVIFYTYFRILFTAQTASKDAKKARNTIILHGFQVLLCMAIYVEPLLKQALYEWFPKNYSDSLFACYIIAQMLPRSISSIIYGIRDKTFRRYLKRNLFCKVSRQ; encoded by the exons ATGAACGTGTCAACGGCCAATGTGACTGTGGTTATAGAGTATCGGGACTCCTTCGCCAAAGCTGTGACCAAGAATGTGATTGTTGTGGTTCTCAGCATTTCCATCAACTACATCAATGCAGGCCTCATTCAAACCTTTTGCAAACACCAG ATCTTCAACATGAATCCTCGGTATATACTTTTCATTCACCTGGTGGTCAACGACATGATCCAAGTGACTCTGACCGTCATGTTGTTCATCATCAGCTACACCatctacaaaataaatgtttctgtctgttgcGTCTTTATCCTACTTGCTCTTTTCACCACTGAAAACACTCCTCTGAACCTGGCCTGCATGGCGGTCGAGTGCTACATCGCCATCTGTTTCCCCCTCCGCCACGTGCAGATCTGCACCGTCAAGAGAACTTTAATGCTGATTGGTCTAATCTGGGTGACAAGTTTGTTGTCTGTGCTTCCTGATCTGTTCATCACCTTGGCCATGCAACCGCTGGACTTCTTTCATTCCCGAGTCTTCTGCCTCAGGGAAACTACTTTTCCAAATCCCCATATTCTCAAGAAGAGGGACATTACCTATATTGTGTATCTGGTTATAGTCTGGATGGTCATCTTTTACACATACTTCAGAATTCTGTTCACTGCACAAACGGCTAGCAAGGACGCTAAAAAAGCCAGAAACACAATCATCCTCCATGGTTTTCAGGTGCTGTTGTGTATGGCAATATATGTAGAACCCCTGTTAAAACAAGCTCTGTATGAGTGGTTTCCAAAGAATTATTCAGACTCCTTGTTTGCATGTTACATCATTGCACAGATGCTGCCAAGATCAATTAGTTCAATCATCTATGGCATAAGAGACAAGACTTTCAGGAGGTACCTGAAAAGGAATCTGTTTTGTAAGGTGAGCCGACAGTAA